The Streptomyces spororaveus genome includes a region encoding these proteins:
- a CDS encoding cold-shock protein: MALGTVKWFNSEKGFGFIEQDGGGPDVFAHYSNIATQGFRELQEGQRVSFDVTQGQKGPQAENIIPA; this comes from the coding sequence ATGGCACTTGGCACCGTGAAGTGGTTCAACTCGGAAAAGGGCTTCGGCTTCATCGAGCAGGACGGTGGCGGCCCGGACGTCTTCGCCCACTACTCGAACATCGCCACCCAGGGCTTCCGTGAGCTCCAGGAGGGCCAGCGCGTGTCCTTCGACGTCACCCAGGGCCAGAAGGGCCCCCAGGCGGAGAACATCATCCCCGCCTAA
- a CDS encoding DEAD/DEAH box helicase: protein MTSSSSARPSRRPTRGRGAAQGRPKSGAGRQKSAPVARPQEFTMPEPIDPALPPVESFGDMDMPEALLKTLAAQGVTEPFPIQAATLPNSLAGRDLLGRGRTGSGKTLAFGLALLARTAGRRAEPKAPLALVLVPTRELAQQVTDALAPYATAVNLRIATVVGGMSINRQSGALRRGAEVLVATPGRLKDLIDRGDADLSQVSITVLDEADQMTDMGFMPQVTALLKQVEAGGQRMLFSATLDKNIDKLVKMFLTDPVGHSVDPSAGAVTTMEHHVLYVMDETDKKAVATRIAARDGRVIMFVDTKRGVDRMVKKLLADGVRASGLHGGRSQPQRNRTLDWFKTGEVTALVATNVAARGIHIDDLDLVVNVDPPTDHKDYLHRGGRTARAGESGSVVTLVLPDQKRDMTRLMSDAGISPRTAQIKSSDEELARLTGAKEPSGIPVVLEVPQPTAPKPRSGSGSGSGSRRRSGGGPRTGAATAGAPAAGGRGRRSGGGASGQAPAASGAGQARRGGQGGGGATAGSGERSRRGTGGGGGGAAAASARSRVGSGGQGRRRAV, encoded by the coding sequence ATGACCAGCTCCAGCTCCGCACGACCCAGCCGCCGCCCCACCCGGGGTCGAGGTGCGGCCCAGGGGCGTCCGAAGTCTGGCGCGGGACGGCAGAAGTCCGCGCCCGTCGCCCGGCCCCAGGAATTCACCATGCCCGAGCCGATCGACCCGGCGCTGCCGCCGGTCGAGTCGTTCGGGGACATGGACATGCCCGAGGCGCTGCTGAAGACCCTCGCCGCCCAGGGCGTCACCGAGCCGTTCCCGATCCAGGCCGCGACGCTGCCGAACTCCCTCGCCGGCCGTGACCTGCTCGGCCGCGGCCGTACCGGCTCCGGCAAGACGCTGGCCTTCGGCCTGGCGCTGCTGGCCCGTACCGCCGGCCGCCGCGCGGAGCCGAAGGCGCCGCTCGCGCTGGTCCTCGTACCGACCCGTGAGCTCGCACAGCAGGTCACCGACGCCCTGGCCCCCTACGCCACGGCCGTCAACCTGCGCATCGCGACCGTCGTCGGCGGCATGTCGATCAACCGGCAGTCGGGCGCCCTGCGCCGCGGCGCCGAGGTGCTCGTCGCCACCCCCGGCCGCCTGAAGGACCTCATCGACCGCGGTGATGCCGACCTCTCCCAGGTCTCGATCACCGTCCTCGACGAGGCCGACCAGATGACCGACATGGGCTTCATGCCGCAGGTCACGGCACTGCTCAAGCAGGTCGAGGCCGGCGGCCAGCGGATGCTGTTCTCGGCGACGCTGGACAAGAACATCGACAAGCTCGTCAAGATGTTCCTCACCGACCCGGTCGGCCACTCCGTCGACCCGTCGGCCGGTGCGGTCACCACCATGGAGCACCACGTCCTGTACGTCATGGACGAGACCGACAAGAAGGCCGTGGCGACGCGTATAGCCGCTCGCGACGGCCGGGTGATCATGTTCGTCGACACCAAGCGCGGGGTCGACCGCATGGTCAAGAAGCTCCTCGCCGACGGCGTACGCGCCTCCGGCCTGCACGGCGGCCGCTCCCAGCCGCAGCGCAACCGCACCCTCGACTGGTTCAAGACGGGCGAGGTCACGGCGCTGGTCGCCACCAACGTCGCGGCGCGCGGCATCCACATCGACGACCTCGACCTCGTCGTCAACGTGGACCCGCCCACCGACCACAAGGACTACCTGCACCGCGGCGGCCGTACCGCCCGTGCCGGTGAGTCCGGCAGCGTGGTCACCCTGGTGCTTCCCGACCAGAAGCGGGACATGACCCGCCTGATGTCGGACGCCGGGATCTCCCCGCGCACCGCGCAGATCAAGTCCTCCGACGAGGAACTGGCCCGGCTGACCGGCGCCAAGGAGCCCTCGGGCATCCCGGTGGTGCTGGAGGTCCCGCAGCCGACCGCGCCCAAGCCGCGCTCCGGCTCCGGTTCGGGCTCCGGCTCGCGCCGCCGCTCCGGCGGCGGCCCGCGCACCGGTGCCGCCACGGCCGGCGCTCCCGCGGCCGGCGGCCGCGGCCGCCGTTCCGGCGGGGGTGCCTCCGGGCAGGCCCCGGCGGCCTCCGGTGCGGGCCAGGCCCGTCGCGGCGGCCAGGGTGGCGGCGGGGCGACGGCCGGCTCCGGCGAGCGCTCCCGGCGCGGGACCGGTGGCGGCGGTGGCGGCGCCGCCGCGGCCTCCGCGCGCAGCCGGGTCGGCTCCGGCGGCCAGGGCCGGCGCCGGGCGGTCTGA
- a CDS encoding tyrosine-protein phosphatase, producing MSRARIRLVTAAAAAALTVGTLPAAAYAAAAPGAGVSARHHQQQQAETMRQIPLQGAVNLRDVGGYRTWTGGQVRQGLVYRSDALSKLTDADVTTVSGLGLTKVVDFRIPMELQYDGADRLPTGLSPTSRPVSDLGLYGTLVGAIGSGDPVVQEQMLGGGRAEAYMRDIYRTFVSSPENRAQFAATLREIADARQGPVLYHCTSGKDRTGWMSYVLLRALAVPEDTAERDYLASNTFRAAYDARVRAGLKQSGRMQNPDLLIPLQEVRQDYLDAATAQLEADYGGFYGYLTQGLGLDLRTLAKLQDRMVR from the coding sequence ATGAGCCGTGCCCGCATCCGCCTGGTGACCGCGGCGGCCGCCGCCGCTCTCACCGTCGGGACCCTGCCCGCCGCCGCGTACGCGGCGGCGGCGCCCGGAGCCGGGGTCAGTGCCCGGCACCACCAGCAGCAGCAAGCCGAAACGATGCGCCAGATCCCTCTCCAGGGCGCCGTCAATCTCCGGGACGTCGGCGGCTACCGCACCTGGACCGGAGGCCAGGTCCGCCAGGGCCTCGTCTACCGCTCCGACGCACTGAGCAAGCTGACCGATGCCGACGTCACCACCGTCTCCGGTCTCGGCCTCACGAAGGTCGTCGATTTCCGCATTCCGATGGAGCTCCAGTACGACGGCGCCGACCGGCTGCCCACCGGACTCTCCCCCACCTCGCGCCCCGTCAGTGACCTCGGCCTCTACGGAACCCTCGTCGGCGCGATCGGCAGCGGCGATCCCGTGGTCCAGGAGCAGATGCTCGGCGGCGGCCGGGCCGAGGCCTACATGCGCGACATCTACCGCACCTTCGTGAGCAGCCCCGAGAACCGGGCGCAGTTCGCGGCGACCCTGCGGGAGATCGCCGACGCCCGGCAGGGCCCGGTCCTGTACCACTGCACGTCCGGCAAGGACCGTACCGGCTGGATGAGTTACGTCCTGCTGCGCGCCCTCGCCGTGCCCGAGGACACCGCGGAGCGCGACTACCTGGCGTCGAACACCTTCCGTGCCGCCTACGACGCCCGGGTGCGGGCGGGCCTCAAGCAGTCGGGCCGGATGCAGAACCCGGACCTGCTGATCCCGCTCCAGGAGGTCCGCCAGGACTACCTGGACGCGGCGACGGCACAGCTGGAGGCCGACTACGGCGGCTTCTACGGCTATCTGACGCAGGGCCTCGGCCTCGATCTGCGGACGCTCGCGAAGCTGCAGGACCGGATGGTCCGGTAG
- a CDS encoding NAD(P)H-dependent flavin oxidoreductase: MRTAFTELVGVEHPLVQTGMGWVAGPRLVSGAANAGALGILASATMTLDQLRAAVREVRSRTPDGTPFGVNLRADAGDAAERAQLIIDEGVRVASFALAPSRELIGRLKDAGVVVIPSIGARRHAEKVAAWGADAVIVQGGEGGGHTGDVATTVLLPQVVDAVDIPVIAAGGFSDGRGLVAALSYGAAGIAMGTRFLLTSDSTVPDAVKAEYLRATVKDVTVTTAVDGLPHRMLRTELVDSLERAGRTRALVRAVRHAAGFRKLSGLSWPQMVRDGLAMKHGKDLSWSQVLLAANTPMLLKASMVEGRTDLGVMASGQVAGVIDDLPSCAELVSRVMAEAQKALASLEALHSLRTLPPPG, encoded by the coding sequence ATGCGGACGGCGTTCACCGAGCTGGTCGGGGTCGAGCACCCCCTCGTGCAGACGGGCATGGGCTGGGTCGCCGGCCCCCGCCTGGTGTCGGGGGCGGCGAACGCGGGGGCGCTGGGGATCCTGGCCTCGGCCACGATGACCCTGGACCAGCTGCGTGCGGCGGTCCGCGAGGTCAGGTCCCGCACGCCGGACGGGACCCCCTTCGGGGTCAATCTGCGGGCGGACGCCGGGGACGCGGCCGAGCGCGCCCAGCTGATCATCGACGAGGGGGTGCGGGTCGCCTCGTTCGCGCTGGCCCCCTCCAGGGAGCTGATCGGGCGGCTCAAGGACGCGGGCGTGGTCGTCATCCCGTCGATCGGGGCCCGGCGGCACGCCGAGAAGGTGGCCGCGTGGGGCGCCGACGCGGTGATCGTGCAGGGCGGCGAGGGCGGCGGGCACACCGGGGACGTGGCCACGACGGTGCTGCTGCCGCAGGTCGTGGACGCCGTGGACATCCCGGTGATCGCGGCGGGCGGCTTCAGCGACGGGCGCGGCCTGGTCGCGGCGCTGTCGTACGGGGCCGCGGGCATCGCCATGGGCACCCGGTTCCTGCTGACCTCGGACTCGACCGTCCCGGACGCCGTGAAGGCCGAGTACCTGAGGGCCACGGTCAAGGACGTCACCGTCACCACGGCCGTCGACGGGCTGCCGCACCGCATGCTCCGTACGGAGCTGGTCGACTCCCTGGAGCGGGCGGGCCGCACCCGGGCGCTGGTCAGGGCGGTGCGGCACGCGGCCGGCTTCCGGAAGCTGTCCGGGCTGAGCTGGCCGCAGATGGTCCGCGACGGCCTCGCGATGAAACACGGCAAGGACCTGTCCTGGAGCCAGGTCCTGCTCGCCGCGAACACCCCGATGCTCCTCAAGGCGTCCATGGTCGAGGGCCGTACGGACCTCGGTGTCATGGCATCGGGCCAGGTCGCGGGGGTGATCGACGATCTTCCGTCCTGTGCGGAGCTCGTCTCCCGCGTCATGGCCGAAGCACAGAAGGCACTCGCATCACTCGAAGCACTGCACTCGCTCCGCACCCTGCCACCACCAGGGTGA
- a CDS encoding CoA-transferase subunit beta yields MTTTDTTAPRTVSRAEYCVIACAEAWRDNGEVLASPMGLIPSFGARLAKRTFSPDLLLTDGEAMLVGLDGTAEGWLPYRRHLTMVTGGRRHVMMGASQIDRFGNQNISCIGDWERPARQLLGVRGAPVNTLNNPVSYWVPKHSKRVFVERVDMVSGVGYDRAEAAGVTRFHRLPRVVSDLGVFDFAGPGHVMRLASLHPGVTVEDVLAATGFEPAITGEVPFTREPTAGELRLIREVIDPKGLRDREVRV; encoded by the coding sequence GTGACGACCACCGACACCACCGCCCCGCGCACCGTCTCCCGCGCCGAGTACTGCGTGATCGCCTGCGCCGAGGCCTGGCGCGACAACGGCGAGGTGCTCGCCAGCCCGATGGGCCTGATCCCCTCCTTCGGGGCCCGTCTCGCGAAGCGGACCTTCTCCCCCGATCTGCTGCTGACCGACGGCGAGGCGATGCTCGTCGGGCTCGACGGCACGGCCGAGGGCTGGCTCCCGTACCGGCGCCACCTGACGATGGTCACCGGCGGCCGGCGGCACGTGATGATGGGCGCCAGCCAGATCGACCGGTTCGGCAACCAGAACATCTCGTGCATCGGCGACTGGGAGCGGCCGGCCCGCCAGCTCCTCGGGGTGCGCGGCGCGCCCGTGAACACCCTGAACAATCCGGTGAGTTACTGGGTGCCCAAGCACTCGAAGCGGGTGTTCGTCGAGCGCGTCGACATGGTCAGCGGGGTCGGCTACGACCGCGCGGAGGCGGCCGGGGTGACCCGCTTCCACCGGTTGCCCCGGGTGGTCAGCGATCTCGGGGTCTTCGACTTCGCCGGGCCCGGCCACGTGATGCGCCTGGCTTCCCTGCACCCCGGCGTCACCGTCGAGGACGTCCTGGCGGCGACCGGCTTCGAGCCGGCGATCACCGGCGAGGTCCCGTTCACCCGCGAGCCGACGGCCGGGGAACTGCGGCTGATCCGCGAGGTGATCGACCCCAAGGGGCTGCGCGACCGCGAAGTGCGGGTCTGA
- a CDS encoding CoA transferase subunit A: MTDKSMTPDEVVGQLHSGMTIGIGGWGSRRKPMALVRALLRSGITDLTVISYGGPDVGLLAAAGRIRRLVAPFATLDSIPLEPHFRAARERAAFTLTEYDEAMFMWGLHAAANRLPFLPVRAGLGSDVMRVNPELRTVTSPYDDGEELVAVPALRMDAALVHLNRADCLGNAQYLGPDPYFDDLFCEAADAAYVSCEQLVETAELAKAGPPQSLLVSRHSVTGVVETPNGAHFTSCVPDYDRDEAFQKLYAATPWDEFSARFLSGAGEHDYQLAVRTWHEEQQ; this comes from the coding sequence ATGACCGACAAGTCCATGACCCCCGACGAGGTGGTCGGGCAGCTGCACAGCGGCATGACCATCGGCATCGGCGGCTGGGGATCGCGGCGCAAGCCCATGGCCCTGGTGCGGGCACTGCTCCGCTCCGGGATCACCGATCTCACCGTGATCTCCTACGGCGGCCCCGACGTCGGCCTGCTGGCCGCCGCCGGCCGGATCCGCAGACTCGTCGCCCCCTTCGCCACCCTCGACTCCATCCCGCTGGAGCCGCACTTCCGGGCCGCCCGCGAACGCGCCGCCTTCACCCTCACCGAGTACGACGAGGCCATGTTCATGTGGGGCCTGCACGCCGCCGCCAACCGGCTGCCCTTCCTGCCCGTCCGCGCCGGACTCGGCTCCGACGTGATGCGGGTCAACCCGGAGCTGCGTACCGTCACGTCCCCCTACGACGACGGCGAGGAACTCGTCGCCGTCCCCGCCCTGCGCATGGACGCCGCCCTGGTCCACCTCAACCGCGCCGACTGCCTCGGCAACGCCCAGTACCTGGGCCCGGACCCGTACTTCGACGACCTCTTCTGCGAGGCCGCCGACGCCGCCTACGTCTCCTGCGAGCAGCTCGTCGAGACCGCCGAGCTCGCGAAGGCCGGGCCCCCGCAGTCCCTCCTCGTCAGCCGGCACTCCGTGACCGGGGTCGTGGAGACCCCCAACGGCGCGCACTTCACCTCCTGCGTCCCCGACTACGACCGCGACGAGGCGTTCCAGAAGCTGTACGCGGCCACCCCCTGGGACGAGTTCTCGGCCCGCTTCCTGTCCGGGGCGGGCGAGCACGACTACCAGCTGGCCGTCCGGACCTGGCACGAGGAGCAGCAGTGA
- a CDS encoding enoyl-CoA hydratase family protein, giving the protein MGVSTASPDKGIALVTVDFPPVNALPVQGWYDLADALRAAGRDPEIRCVVLAAEGRGFNAGVDIKEMQRDTGHSALVGANRGCYEAFAAVYECEVPVVAAVHGFCLGGGIGLVGNADAIVASEDAAFGLPELDRGALGAATHLARLVPQHLMRALYYTSRTATAAELHAHGSVWRVVPRTELRAAALELAAEIAKKDGYLIRLAKAAINGIDPVDVRRSYRFEQGFTFEANLSGVADRVRDTFGKGERS; this is encoded by the coding sequence ATGGGTGTCTCCACCGCAAGCCCCGACAAGGGCATCGCACTCGTCACAGTCGACTTCCCGCCCGTCAACGCGCTCCCCGTGCAGGGCTGGTACGACCTCGCCGACGCCCTGCGCGCCGCCGGCCGCGACCCCGAGATCCGGTGCGTCGTCCTCGCCGCCGAGGGCCGCGGCTTCAACGCGGGCGTCGACATCAAGGAGATGCAGCGCGACACCGGGCACTCCGCCCTCGTCGGCGCCAACCGGGGCTGCTACGAGGCCTTCGCCGCCGTGTACGAGTGCGAGGTACCGGTCGTCGCGGCCGTGCACGGGTTCTGCCTGGGCGGCGGCATCGGGCTGGTCGGCAACGCCGACGCGATCGTCGCCTCCGAGGACGCCGCCTTCGGACTGCCCGAGCTGGACCGGGGCGCGCTCGGCGCCGCCACCCACCTGGCCCGGCTGGTCCCGCAGCACCTGATGCGCGCGCTGTACTACACCTCGCGCACCGCGACCGCCGCCGAACTGCACGCCCACGGCTCGGTCTGGAGGGTGGTCCCGCGTACGGAGCTGCGCGCCGCCGCCCTGGAACTGGCAGCCGAGATCGCGAAGAAGGACGGCTACCTGATCCGGCTCGCCAAGGCGGCCATCAACGGGATCGACCCCGTGGACGTACGCCGCAGCTACCGCTTCGAGCAGGGCTTCACCTTCGAGGCCAACCTCAGCGGGGTGGCCGACCGGGTCCGCGACACCTTCGGGAAGGGAGAGCGCTCATGA
- a CDS encoding SDR family oxidoreductase produces the protein MELDGRVVVVTGGTRGVGAGIARSFLAAGADVVVCARRPPEEPVTADGRTAAFTPVDLRDPAAVHEFFGAVAGRYGRLDCLVNNAGGTPYRLLGEGEAQRHARVVELNLLAPMTASLAARPWLREARGSVVMIGSVSGTRPSPGTAAYGAAKAGLENLARSMAVEWAPEVRVNSLVLGMVRTELAHLHYGDETGIASVGATVPLGRLAEPSDVGAAAVFLASDRAAYVSGASLLVHGGGERPPFLDAATVNKEN, from the coding sequence ATGGAGCTCGACGGGAGGGTTGTCGTCGTCACCGGAGGAACCCGGGGCGTCGGCGCCGGGATCGCCCGGTCGTTCCTCGCCGCAGGCGCGGACGTGGTCGTCTGCGCCCGGCGGCCCCCGGAGGAACCGGTGACGGCGGACGGGCGGACGGCCGCCTTCACCCCGGTCGACCTGCGCGATCCCGCCGCCGTGCACGAGTTCTTCGGCGCGGTCGCAGGCCGGTACGGGCGCCTCGACTGCCTGGTCAACAACGCGGGCGGCACCCCGTACCGGCTGCTGGGAGAGGGCGAGGCGCAGCGCCACGCGCGGGTCGTCGAGCTCAACCTGCTCGCCCCGATGACCGCCTCGCTCGCGGCCCGCCCCTGGCTGCGCGAGGCCCGGGGCTCGGTGGTCATGATCGGCAGCGTCAGCGGGACCCGCCCCTCACCGGGGACTGCCGCGTACGGCGCCGCCAAGGCGGGGCTGGAGAACCTGGCCCGGTCCATGGCCGTGGAATGGGCGCCCGAGGTACGGGTCAACTCACTGGTGCTCGGCATGGTGCGGACCGAACTCGCCCACCTGCACTACGGCGACGAGACCGGCATCGCGTCGGTCGGCGCCACCGTCCCGCTGGGGCGGCTCGCGGAACCCTCGGACGTGGGCGCGGCCGCGGTGTTCCTGGCCTCGGACCGGGCGGCGTACGTGAGCGGGGCGAGCCTGCTCGTGCACGGGGGCGGGGAGCGCCCGCCGTTCTTGGATGCGGCAACTGTCAACAAGGAGAACTGA
- a CDS encoding SDR family oxidoreductase → MAGLCEGRVVIVTGAGRGLGRAHALAFAAEGAKVVVNDLGVGLDGLPGPDGPAAQVVAEIAALGGQAVAHGGDIATSGGAASLVAAAVDTFGRLDTLVNNAGFLRDRMLVNLDEDDWDAVMRVHLKGHFLPLRSAAAWWRAEAKAGRPVAARVVNTSSGAGLLGSVGQGNYSAAKAGILGLTAVAAQEMGPYGVQVNAIAPAARTRMTERTFAETMAAPGAGGFDAMAPENVSPLVVWLGADASAGVTGRVFEAEGGRITVMEGWRPGPTADRGARWTPAEAGEAAAKLLAAAQAPLPVYGAR, encoded by the coding sequence ATGGCGGGACTGTGCGAGGGCCGGGTCGTGATCGTGACGGGCGCGGGGCGGGGGCTGGGGCGCGCCCACGCGCTGGCCTTCGCGGCGGAGGGGGCGAAGGTCGTCGTGAACGACCTCGGGGTCGGGCTCGACGGGCTGCCGGGGCCGGACGGCCCGGCGGCACAGGTGGTGGCCGAGATCGCGGCACTGGGCGGGCAGGCCGTCGCGCACGGCGGGGACATCGCCACCTCCGGGGGCGCGGCCTCGCTGGTGGCGGCGGCCGTGGACACCTTCGGCCGCCTCGACACCCTCGTCAACAACGCGGGCTTCCTGCGGGACCGGATGCTGGTCAACCTGGACGAGGACGACTGGGACGCGGTGATGCGGGTCCACCTGAAGGGCCACTTCCTGCCGCTGCGGTCGGCGGCCGCGTGGTGGCGGGCGGAGGCGAAGGCGGGCCGGCCGGTGGCGGCCCGGGTGGTCAACACCTCCTCCGGGGCCGGACTGCTGGGCTCGGTCGGACAGGGCAACTACAGCGCGGCCAAGGCCGGGATCCTCGGCCTCACGGCGGTCGCCGCGCAGGAGATGGGCCCCTACGGGGTCCAGGTCAACGCCATCGCCCCGGCGGCGCGGACCCGGATGACGGAACGGACCTTCGCCGAGACCATGGCCGCCCCCGGGGCGGGCGGCTTCGACGCGATGGCCCCGGAGAACGTCTCCCCGCTGGTGGTGTGGCTGGGCGCGGACGCCTCGGCGGGGGTCACTGGCCGGGTGTTCGAGGCGGAGGGCGGCCGGATCACGGTCATGGAGGGCTGGCGGCCGGGCCCCACGGCGGACCGGGGCGCGCGCTGGACCCCGGCGGAGGCGGGGGAGGCCGCCGCGAAACTGCTCGCGGCGGCGCAGGCTCCGCTCCCCGTGTACGGCGCGCGGTAA
- a CDS encoding VOC family protein codes for MAITPSPQKITTFLMFEGRAEEAMTFYLSLFDDAEVLGISRYGADDAGGGEEGKVRHASFSLAGQTLMCIDSSVKHEFGFTPAVSLYVQCDGEAEIERLYGALAEQGTELMPLGSYGFSARFGWVNDRFGVSWQLNLLDGPDAAA; via the coding sequence ATGGCCATCACACCGAGCCCGCAGAAGATCACCACGTTTCTGATGTTCGAGGGGCGGGCGGAGGAGGCGATGACCTTCTACCTCTCGCTGTTCGACGACGCCGAGGTGCTGGGCATCAGCCGCTACGGCGCGGACGACGCCGGGGGCGGGGAGGAGGGGAAGGTGCGGCACGCCTCCTTCTCCCTGGCCGGGCAGACCCTCATGTGCATCGACAGCTCGGTCAAGCACGAGTTCGGCTTCACGCCCGCCGTGTCGCTCTACGTCCAGTGCGACGGCGAGGCCGAGATCGAACGCCTCTACGGAGCCCTCGCCGAGCAGGGCACGGAGCTGATGCCGCTGGGCTCGTACGGGTTCAGCGCCCGGTTCGGCTGGGTGAACGACCGCTTCGGCGTCTCCTGGCAGCTGAACCTGCTGGACGGGCCGGACGCCGCGGCGTAG
- a CDS encoding HAD family acid phosphatase, with protein sequence MRSTRRTRMPRTAAAGVAAAAAVLTLVPATAAQAAPVPAPAPVSAPVSAAPAASAPGGNAAILGIDYATWQRDVAAVIDAARPAIEARIAASPAGEKPALVLDIDNTSLETDFHWFWTFPTPAIAKVRALTQYAQERGVAIFFVTARPGIIHSLTERNLKAVGYPVSGLYVRDLPDLFEEVSAYKTGKRAEIEARGYTIIANIGNSATDLVGGHAERTVKLPDYNGKLS encoded by the coding sequence ATGCGCAGCACCCGCCGCACCCGTATGCCCCGTACCGCCGCCGCCGGCGTGGCCGCGGCCGCCGCCGTCCTGACGCTGGTTCCGGCCACCGCCGCCCAGGCCGCGCCCGTCCCGGCGCCCGCGCCCGTGTCCGCGCCCGTGTCCGCCGCCCCGGCCGCCTCCGCGCCCGGCGGCAACGCCGCGATCCTCGGCATCGACTACGCCACCTGGCAGCGGGACGTCGCCGCCGTGATCGACGCGGCCCGGCCCGCCATCGAGGCGCGCATCGCCGCATCGCCCGCCGGCGAGAAGCCCGCCCTCGTCCTCGACATCGACAACACCTCGCTGGAGACGGACTTCCACTGGTTCTGGACCTTCCCGACCCCCGCGATCGCCAAGGTCCGCGCGCTGACCCAGTACGCGCAGGAGCGCGGCGTCGCGATCTTCTTCGTGACCGCCCGCCCCGGGATCATCCACTCCCTCACCGAGCGCAACCTGAAGGCCGTGGGCTACCCGGTCTCGGGGCTCTACGTCCGCGATCTGCCGGACCTGTTCGAGGAGGTCAGCGCCTACAAGACGGGCAAGCGGGCGGAGATCGAGGCGCGCGGCTACACGATCATCGCCAACATCGGCAACAGTGCGACCGACCTCGTCGGCGGTCACGCGGAGCGCACCGTCAAGCTGCCGGACTACAACGGCAAGCTCTCCTGA
- a CDS encoding S1 family peptidase — MKRTLAVGAVALAAVSLQPGTASAGPAPVVGGTRAAQGEFPFMVRLSMGCGGALYTQQIVLTAAHCVSGSGNNTSITATAGVVDLNSSSAIKVKSTKVLQAPGYNGKGKDWALIKLAKPINLPTLKIADTKAYDNGTFTVAGWGAAREGGGQQRYLLKANVPFVSDASCQSSYGSDLVPGEEICAGLPQGGVDTCQGDSGGPMFRRDNNNAWIQVGIVSWGEGCARPNYPGVYTEVSTFAAAIKSAAAGM; from the coding sequence ATGAAGCGCACCCTCGCCGTCGGCGCGGTCGCCCTCGCCGCCGTCAGCCTCCAGCCCGGCACCGCCTCCGCCGGCCCGGCCCCCGTCGTCGGCGGAACGCGCGCCGCCCAGGGCGAGTTCCCGTTCATGGTGCGCCTCTCCATGGGCTGCGGCGGCGCCCTGTACACCCAGCAGATCGTCCTCACCGCCGCCCACTGTGTGAGCGGCTCCGGCAACAACACCTCCATCACCGCCACCGCCGGAGTCGTCGACCTCAACAGCTCCAGCGCCATCAAGGTCAAGTCCACCAAGGTCCTCCAGGCCCCCGGCTACAACGGCAAGGGCAAGGACTGGGCCCTCATCAAGCTCGCCAAGCCCATCAACCTGCCCACCCTCAAGATCGCCGACACCAAGGCCTACGACAACGGCACCTTCACCGTCGCAGGCTGGGGAGCCGCCCGCGAAGGCGGCGGCCAGCAGCGCTACCTCCTGAAGGCCAACGTCCCCTTCGTCTCCGACGCCAGCTGCCAGAGCTCGTACGGCAGCGACCTCGTCCCCGGCGAGGAGATCTGCGCCGGCCTGCCCCAGGGCGGCGTCGACACCTGCCAGGGCGACTCCGGCGGCCCCATGTTCCGCCGCGACAACAACAACGCCTGGATCCAGGTCGGCATAGTCAGCTGGGGCGAAGGCTGCGCCCGGCCGAACTACCCCGGCGTCTACACCGAGGTCTCCACCTTCGCCGCCGCGATCAAGAGCGCCGCGGCAGGCATGTAG
- a CDS encoding winged helix-turn-helix domain-containing protein, with protein sequence MTDEPAEGGGARAKRGGHPRHDLAPLLNAPVRLSVVAALAPLDKAEFAFVRDLVEVSDSVLSKQVAALEEAGWVEVRKGRVGRRPRTWVALTSEGRAVYQRHLAALRAIALG encoded by the coding sequence ATGACGGACGAGCCGGCCGAGGGCGGCGGGGCGCGGGCGAAGCGGGGCGGGCATCCGCGGCACGACCTCGCGCCGCTGCTGAACGCGCCCGTACGGCTGTCGGTGGTGGCGGCGCTGGCTCCGCTGGACAAGGCCGAGTTCGCTTTCGTACGGGACCTGGTCGAGGTCTCGGACTCGGTGCTGTCCAAGCAGGTGGCGGCGCTGGAGGAGGCGGGCTGGGTGGAGGTCCGCAAGGGCCGGGTCGGGCGGCGTCCGCGCACCTGGGTCGCGCTGACCTCCGAGGGCCGGGCGGTCTACCAGCGGCATCTGGCGGCGCTTCGGGCCATCGCGCTGGGCTAG